The Benincasa hispida cultivar B227 chromosome 11, ASM972705v1, whole genome shotgun sequence genome has a segment encoding these proteins:
- the LOC120091171 gene encoding caffeoylshikimate esterase-like isoform X2 has protein sequence MECSRFMRGCGHRLATSGYAVFGMDYEGHGRSSGARCYIKKFENIVADCYAFFTSISDEEEYRDKCRFLYGESMGGAVALLLHKKNPRFWNGAVLVAPMCKISEKVKPHPVVVNLLTRVEEIIPKWKIVPTKDVINSAFKDPIKREEIRNNKLIYQDKPRLKTALEMLRASMSLEDTLHEVTLPFFVLHGEADIVTDPEVSRALYEKASSRDKTIKLYPGMWHGLTSGEPDENIEIVFSDIIDWLNKHAGGNTAAGFQLQASCSNGNGVNERLNGQKTLSNGKEGRRSQNRGSYLCGLKGRL, from the exons GATGTGGACATCGGCTGGCGACATCGGGGTACGCAGTGTTTGGGATGGACTATGAAGGACATGGACGATCCAGTGGAGCTCGTTGCTACATCAAGAAGTTTGAAAACATAGTTGCTGACTGTTATGCCTTCTTCACTTCCATTTCTG ATGAGGAAGAGTACAGAGACAAGTGCAGGTTCTTGTATGGAGAGTCAATGGGTGGGGCTGTGGCCCTTCTTCTGCACAAGAAAAATCCCAGATTTTGGAATGGTGCTGTTCTCGTAGCTCCAATGTGCAAG ATATCCGAGAAGGTAAAGCCGCACCCTGTGGTTGTGAATCTGTTGACAAGAGTAGAAGAAATTATACCCAAATGGAAAATAGTCCCAACGAAGGATGTCATAAATTCAGCCTTCAAGGACCCTATAAAGCGTGAAGAG ATAAGGAACAATAAGTTAATATACCAAGACAAGCCCAGGCTCAAAACAGCCCTCGAGATGCTAAGAGCGAGCATGAGCCTAGAGGACACCTTACACGAG GTAACACTCCCATTCTTCGTATTACATGGAGAAGCCGACATAGTGACAGACCCAGAAGTAAGCAGAGCATTATACGAGAAAGCAAGCAGCAGAGACAAGACAATAAAATTGTACCCAGGAATGTGGCATGGCTTGACATCAGGAGAACCAGATGAGAACATTGAAATTGTGTTCTCAGACATCATAGATTGGCTCAACAAGCACGCCGGCGGGAACACGGCAGCGGGGTTTCAACTTCAAGCAAGTTGCTCAAATGGAAATGGCGTTAATGAAAGATTGAATGGCCAAAAGACATTGAGCAATGGGAAAGAGGGTCGAAGAAGTCAGAATCGTGGGAGTTATCTCTGTGGCTTGAAGGGGAGGTTGTAA